The Bremerella cremea region TCAACAAGTGCCCGTCTCGTTTGGTCCGCGAACATTGCTGCTGAACCAAATAGCCGAGCACCATGGTCAGAGCCCAGCAGGGTGGGATGGCGTTATCGAGCGGCGGACGAAATAGAGGAAGCCTGGCCCGCTTGTTGTTCTCTCCAAAAGCGCTTGAATTCCGCCGCAATAAAGAACGAACCAGTAACAACTAGCACGTCGTTAGAACCGCTTGATTCAATCGCCTCGTGAAAGGCAACCTTTGCGTCGTCTGCCGTGTGCAACTTCGGCAACTTCTCAAGCTCAAGCTTTTCAGCCAAAGAAAGTAAGTATGCCGGATCGGTCGCGCGGGGGCTGAAACTATACTTAGTCAGCCAAACCTCGTCGAACACACCTAGCAAATGTTGCAACACTGCCGCGTGGTCTTTGTCACCGCTAGACGCAAAAACAAGTTGCCGCCGACGGCCAGGAAAATGCTCTTCCAGAACGCTCACCAGCGCCGCCGCTGACGCATCGTTGTGAGCCGCGTCGACAATGATTGTTGGGCGATCGCAGACGCACTCGATCCTCGCCGGCAAAGCCGTTGTAGCAAGTCCTTCGCGCAGTGCGTCTTCTGAAATGTCAAAGCCCATCTGCCGCAGCAATTCAATGCAAGCAATTGCCAGGCCCGCGTTCGCAACTTGATGTTGCCCTTTGATACCAATCGCATAAGCGCGTGGCTCGTTCTCTTTCCAGCAGAAATGGAACGTCTGCTGAAACAGTGCCCCCGCAGAGGATTCTTTCCAGGCACGATCCGTAGGTCGGCTCGAAAAGTCTTCGCCCAGTTGCCACAAACGCGCCTGATGACTTCGTGCCACGTCTGCAATAACCTGACGAGCTTCGATGGCCTCAACCCCACTAACCACCGGCACACCTGGTTTAATGATGCCGGCTTTCTCGCCAGCAATTTGAGCTAAGGTATCACCCAGCAGTGCCATGTGATCGCGGCTGATGCTGGTAATCACACATAACAAAGGATGGCAAACGTTCGTCGAATCAAGTCGTCCGCCCAGGCCAACTTCCAACACGGCGAAATCAACGTTTCGCTCTGCGAATAGCAGGAAGCCCATCGCCGTCGTTAACTCGAAGAAGGTCAAACGGTCTTCTGGCCCTGAGGCTTCATCCATTTGCTTGATAATCGGCACCAGTCGGTTGACCAACCACACGATATCGTCCGCCGAGCAACTCTCACCACTGAGCCAGAAACGTTCTTCCAGACGTTCCAAATGGGGTGAAGTAAATTTACCGACCTGATAGCCCGCCTTCCAAAGAACGTTGGCCAAAAATGCCGAAGTCGAACCTTTTCCCTTGGTTCCCGCGACGTGAATCACTTTCACTTTTCGCTCTGGATTGCCCAAAGCATCCATCAGGGCCTGCATCCGGTCGAGCTTGAAGCTACGCGAGCGATAGGGAATGTCGGTGGTTCGCTCGTAGTTAATACGTTGGAAAAGATAATCCAACGCCTCTTGATAACGAGTCGACTCAGTAAGACTTTGTCCGGCGTCCAACGATGTGGCTTTCCCAAGGTTTCAAGCGATATTCAATTCAGCCGTAGTTGAGTTATTTTAGCGTAAATAGCTGGGGACTGAATGTGCTGCTGCCTCTGCTTTTCACTGTGACCTTGTTCACTCGACCAATCTGGCCGTGTCATGACAAAAAAAAGACCGGTTTGCTGCGGGAAGCAAACCGGCCGAATCAGGAGACGGACGTTGTTTAACGGGTTTCATTTCGTTGGACAGACGAAATGAATATTGGAGGTTGCACGAATGTTTGAGGAACATTTGTTACGAGCTTGTCTAACAGTAAAGCACCCGGCGTGCCAATTGCAGTGAGAAGCCCTAGCCATAAACAGCAACCTGTTTGACAGTAACAACTTAGAGGCTGCACAAAATATCTCAACATCGAGATGCTAGCAGTAGTACTTGTAATGTTTGCAACTTGTACAAACGACAATTGAAGTTCCTACTGCTTTCACCAGATGGAAACGCCCGACTTCAAAAGCGCGAAAAATCGGGCGGTGGAACGCTTATAGCTTGTTGCGTTCGACAACCTCACCACCAAAGCGGGTGGCAATCGCGCGGTAGACATACAAGTCGACCGTTTCGGTCACCTTAGTCACACTCCCATCCATGAAGGTCACGTTCACCACGCCAGGGTGGAAGCTGCGCGCCGTAACCGCTGCCATACAGGGGTTATCGGCCACATCAGACTCCCCTTCGGGGTTATTCACAAAGTCTGCTGGCTGCAAACGACCATCGATATTGAAGATGGTATTCGGCGTAAAGAAGGCCGTGTACCCCGTTTGAAGTACATTCCCTGAGACCCACTGTGTGTGGCCAAAGTTCGAAGAGCCTGAGCTCACGTTGGTGCTGATAACCGAAGCCATATCGGACAGAGAAGGAATCCCCGCCGAATTGTCATAGGTCCGCGAACCGCTGCTAAACAAGGTGAACGAGTTCACTTCCGAGATGCCCATGGTGTTGCTCGTTCCATCGGTCTGGAACTCGGCAATCCGGGTATAACGATTCGCACCAAAAGCGCCATCCCCGGCGCTACTGCCGTTGTAAACACTGAACGTGCCATGGCAGAGGGCGTAATTCGAGGGGAAATAATCTGGAATGCCATCTCCCGAGGCATCGACACCCCGTAAGTTGACTTCCGAAGGACACTTGAACATATCCAACTCCAACGCAGGGAGCGGAGTGCCGGTCTTCAAGATATTTCCAGCAGGTCCATTGGACTGGTATTTGGTATACGACGTTCCCCAATCGATGGCGGCCTCGATATTGGCTTGTTCGATATAGGGGAGCAAGCGAGCAAAACCAGACCATCCACCTTGGCTATCCCAAGCAGGGGGAAACGAATCATAGGTGTCGTGATATGTAAGCGATGCAAGCCCCAACTGTTTGAGACTATTCGTGCATTGCATGCGCCGAGCGGCTTCGCGTGCCTGTTGAACGGCTGGCAATAGAAGACCAACCAACACGCCAATAATCGAAATAACGACCAACAACTCGACGAGTGTGAAGCCCTCGCGACGGTTCATACGTGCCGACCTCTACCAAAAATGGGGCGAAGCTACCGATATGCCTCCCTCTCGGGTGGGTAAATGAATGATACCCGCTTCCTAGGTCTAAGCCGAGTGATTTTGTCATAATTTTCAGGGTAATTTCCTCCGGAAGCTTGCTTTAGGCATAAGAATTTAAAGCATTTTCCTCCCCCTTTTCCTTCTGCTACCTAGATAGGTAATTGAGAGTTGCTGGCCTACTCTGAAATTGCCGACGCTAACCTGATCAAGCGAAACGGATAATTAGCAGAATCCCCCATCCAGGCGGAAAATCCGGAAAATGCTGGGGAAGTTCGCATAAACTCCATACCGCATAGGACTTTGGTTCCTTGCCACGTGGTGGCCGCGCATTTATAGTCGAACTTTTCCCTTATGCGTTCTCCCATTCACCGGGGAAGTAGAAAAAGCTGTCGTCGCTAGCCGAACCAAGCTGGCTGAGCTACGTACACAGGGAATATTCGAGCTGTGCAATGATTTTTTGGTGCAGTTCACCTATTCATTTACTTCTCCTAATTTCTTCCTTCACTTAAATCCACCACCGTGGCTTGAAACAGGTTCCATGGCATCGGTAGAAACTCAACCGCAATCGACCGCTCCTTCCAATAACGAAGTCATCATCGAAACGCGAAATCTGACCAAGATTTATCGCGATTTCTGGGGTCGCCAGAAGGTGCGAGCGCTTAAGGCGCTCGATCTTGAGGTCCGCCGAGGAGAAATCTTCGGGCTCCTGGGGCCGAATGGTTCCGGGAAGTCGACGACCATGAAGCTGTTGCTGGGGCTGTTGTTCCCCACCAGCGGCCAGGCGTTAGTCTTCGGACAAGACCCTTCCAGCATTGCCACCAAGGAACGGATTGGTTATTTGCCGGAAGAATCGTACCTCTATCGCTTCCTGGACGCACGCGAGACGCTTAACTTCTACGGGCAATTGTTCAACATGCCTGCCGATGTCCGCCATCGCCGCGTGAACGAACTGATCGAGATGGTCGGCCTGAAATGGGCTGAACGCCGTCAGTTGAAAGAATACTCGAAGGGCATGACTCGCCGCATTGGCTTGGCTCAAGCGTTGATTAACGATCCAGAATTGATCTTTCTCGACGAACCAACCACCGGCTTAGATCCCATCGGTATTCGCGAAATGAAGGACTTGATCCTTAAGCTTCGCGACGAAGGCAAAACGGTCCTGGTCACCAGCCACCAACTGGCCGACCTGCAAGACGTGGCAGACCGAATTGCGATTCTGCATCAAGGTGAACTAAAAGAACTGGGTCGCGTGGACGCCTTGCTGAAGGTGAGCGATGAAACCCAGATTCGCGCGAAAGGGGTTAGTGAACAGGCCAAAGCAGAGATCATGGCCATTCTCCAGCGGGAGCATGCCGAGAACATCTCGGTCGAGAACCCGACGACTACCCTGGAAGAACTGTTCCTCAATATCGTTCGCGAGAGCGAGGCCCGACCTGGCCGTCGAGCCGGTTCGGAACAGTCTTAATACCCACGTTGCCTTCGGCCTCTCTATTCTTTCCACGCGAATATCACGAGTAAGAAACAGTCACCATGGGGATTGAAGATAATATCCAGTCATTGAACCAGTGGCTTCTTCCCATTCCAGGCCAGCAATTAGGGGGTCTACTGACCTTTCTGATTGCCTTGGTCATTTTGATCGTCTGCGGGATCGTCTTCGGTTTTGCGGTCTCCGTCTTTCGCAACGGCCCGTTTGAAGCCTTCTATGCAGTTTTCGGCACGGCTGTGAAAGCGGTCCCTGAGCTGCTTTCGATCTCCCCCCGCCGTGTGTGGGCCATGACCTGGCTGGCGATTCAAGAAGCGATCCGGAAGAAGGTCCTCATCATTTTTGCGATCTTCTTGCTGGTGCTGCTGGTCGCAGGTTGGTATATCAACCCGAGCGCCGAGCAACCGGTTCGCTTGTATTTGACGTTCGTTCTCACCTTCCCTAAGTGGCTTGTTTTGCTGCTGGTGATCGGGCTAAGTGTTTTTAGCCTGCCAGACGACATCAAAAATCGCACGATCTACACCATCTTCACCAAGCCAGTTCTTCCGAGTGAAATTTTCCTGGGGCGACTGTTTGGTTTTGTTGCTGTGGGTACTGGCGTTTTGGTCGTGATGGCCGTCTTGTCGTACGTTTTTCTGCTGCAAGGCTTACGCCATACTCACTACATTAACGCCAATGACTTAGTCCCCGGCGAGAACGGCACCTTAATCGGGGAAACAACCGAATCGGAAGGGCATAAGCACACCGTTACCATTTATCCCGAAGGTGACGGCGAAACCGATCTGGTTCACGAACATCGCCATACGATCGTGACCAAAGAAGGTGCCGGGCCAGAAGAAAAGTACGTCGTACAAGGGCCATCGGACATGTTCCAGGCCCGCGTCCGCCATATCGGCACAGTTCAATTCCTTGATCGTTCAGGTAAGAACCCTTCTGATCGCGGTATCAATGTCGGTAAAGAATGGGAATACTTCAGCTACATCGAAGGGGGAACCTTCGGTGCGGCGGTCTTCACCTTCGATGATGTCAACGAATCGCTGCTCAACAGCGAAGGACAATTGCCGGTTGAGTTCAACCTGAGCGTTTTCCGAACGTACAAAGGAACGATCACCGAAGGGATTCGTGGTAACTACTATTTCAAAAACCCCGAAACTGGGGCTCGTAGTATCGCGATTCCATTTACCGCCAAAGAAGAATCAGACCTGCAGTACATTCCTCGCAAACTGTCCAACTTCAAAACCGACCCGAAACAACCGACGCTCGACCTGATTGAAGACCTTACGACCGAAGATAACGGTCGCTTGGAATTGTGGATTCAGTGTGTGGAGCCAGGGCAGTACTTCGGCGTTGCCCAAAACTCGGTCTACATCCTAGAAGACAACCGCAGCTTTTTGATGAACTATATCAAGTGCTACGTCGGCATTTGGTTTCAGGTGGTTTTGGTGATCACTTTCGGGCTCGTGTTCAGCACGTTCCTAAAAGGCCCAGTCGCATTGCTTGGTTCGTTTTTGGCCCTGGGCTACGGTACCATCGCCGAAGATGTCCGAGGCTTGGCTCGAAATGTTATTTTCGGTGAGAAAACCGGTTGGTACGGCGGTGGCCCGACAGAAGCCATGGTCCGTCTGTTCCAACAGAAGAACATTATGACCGAATTAGGTGACTATACCTGGGTCAAGGTTATACAATCGATTGATATGGCATTCGCCTTCATGATCTATGCCTTTGTGAACATGCTGCCTGACTACAGCATGTTCGACACGATGGGCTTTGTCGTCGATGGCTACAATATCCCGCTGGCTGTGGTCGCGGAACAACTTATCACCGTCATCGGCTTCCTCGTGGCCCTGGTCGCAGTGGGTTACTTCTTTCTGAAATCGAAAGAAATCGCAGCATGAACAAGAACAAATCTTTTCAACATAAGATTATCTATGGCGGTTGCATGATCGTGCTGCTGATCGCGATCTCGTTGATCAGCCGCCCAGCCACTACTGCCGAAGACAACCCAGGTGGCTTGCTCGCCCAATTGCGGAAGGAATATCACATTTCCGACGCCGAGCTAGGCAAGGTCGACCCGGCTAGTGAAGCGATGCGTTTATCGCTGGTTGGGCTTGATGGTGTTGCGATCACGCTCCTCTGGAACCAACTAAACGAATACCAGAAGACTGAACAATACACCCTGATGGAGGCCACGGCCCGTACGATTTCGTATTTGAACCCACACTTACTAAAGGTCTGGGAGTTCCAATCTTGGAATATGTCGTACAACGTGTCGCGCGAGTTCGATAACTACAAGCACCGCTACCTGTGGGTTAAGCGTGGTATCGAATATCACATGGACGGGACCGAATACAACTATAACGAACCGCGCATGATGAACTCCATCGCGCACTTCTTCGGCAACAAATTTGGTATCGCCGACGAAAAAGTCGAGTATCGCGAACTCTTTCCGACCGACCGGTTGTTTCATTCGAAAATCCAAGAGCACCTCGACCGCAGCGGCTTCGACGTCGTGCAAAATGCTTCTGGTGTCGTGGAAGGCAACCCAGACAACTGGCTTGTCGCCCGGCTGTGGGATCTTTGGGCCACCGATACGCTCGACAACGAACGCGGCAGCATCGGCGCAATGTCGCCGACGATTTTCTACCAATACCCTGCCAAACGTCTGATGAACTTTGGCGAGGCGATTGAAAAAGAAGGACACATTTCTGAAAAAGCCAAAGCGGCCTGGGCCAAGGCCTACGCCGATTGGAACGAATACGGCGACCACGAAATGCCGTCGACCTATGGCATCTCGATCAAGCTCAATGATGCTGACCGCCTCAACAAGGAGATAAAGGTCGATCAAAAGGAATTCGACGACAAGTACGGCCAATACGTCGATGTGATCTATCAAGAGAAACTGGCGAAACTTCCTGCAGAGAGTAAAGCGGCCATCGAGACCAAAGAGGAAGAACGTACAGACGAGCAACGAAGCCTAGCCTACGAAGCCCAACAGTCCTTGAGAGTTTCGGAGTTCGATGTGGTCAAACACATGCGAGCCAACAATATCGAAGGAACCTTGGACGCCTCGAAACTGGCAAACCAGCTCGACCAGGCCAAGTTTCTTCGAGGCGTGATTGATCGCCAAAAGGACATCGTCGCTTTCAACTACTGGAAGACACGCGCCGAATCGGAAATGACCGATCGCAACCTTGAAGCTCGCAAGCTTGTGTACGATGCCCATGAAGCATACAAGGATGCCAACCTTGTCAAAGCACGCGAACTATATGAGAAGGCCTGGGAAAAGTGGACTGAGATCTACGACGACTACCCTGCCCTCCGCGACGACTCGTCGGCAGACGTGTTGGCGGATTCCATCAAGGAATACCGTTCGCTGTTGAACCAGTTTGACGAGGACATTTCCCCCAACTTCCCGCTGCTCGATATCCTCCAGAACAATACGGACGACTTCGTTCCTCCGACCTGGAATCCGGACGACGAACCGTCGAAGGAAGAATCTCCAGAAAAGGGCCCAGAAAAGGGCACTGACGAATCGGACAAGGCTCCGATGAAAGAAGAGACTCCCAAGTCCGCAGAGAAGCCTGCTGAAGAGCCTATGAAAGCCGAAGCGGAAACCAAAGAGCCGACGGCGACCGGGCCCAAAGCAACAGAGCCGATGAAAGAACAACCTCCGGAATCGGAGCCAACCGAACCGAAGGCGGAAGAACCTCAGCCCATGGAAGAAAAGCCCGCTGCTGAAAAGGCGGAAACACCTGCCGAAGAACCGGCAGAGCAACCCGCCCAGCCGATGGAAGCCGAGAAACCAGCCGAAGAGAAATCGGACACGTAGGATTTCACGCGTGCAAACCGTTGAACACGAATCGCCCGAGGCTCGATCGGATACTGATCGAGCCTTTTTCTTATACCAACGCTTGGTAAGCTTGTTTCTGCCCATCCTGGTTGGCGTAACCTATCTGATTTGGCTTCCTCAACAGCAGTTCCCTGCGGTTCCGGTTCTGGAGGTCTTTTGTCCCGTACCTGGCTTTGTCGACCTGGGGCTATTGGGGGCAATCCTTGCTCTTTCGCTCGGACTGTTGCTAACAGGGCCTCAGTTTAAATGGGCCGCTGCCATGTGGCTGGCGTTGGCGTTCTTGTTGGTCTTCGCATTCCTGTTGAATCAACATCGCTTTCAACCTTGGGCCTATCAGTTCGCCGTGTTGGCTCTTTTCTTTGGCCTGGCCCCTCCGGCGATTGCCCGCCGCTTAGCGAGTTGGTTGGTGCTTAGCATTTACTTTTACTCGGCTTTGTCTAAGCTAAATCCTTCGTTTGTCAACGAGTTAGGCTCGGACTTTTTAGCCACACTCGGCAACTTTGTGGGCTTGAACCTAATACCCATACAGCTTGGACCCTGGAAGTGGTTCGCCCTCGCTTTCCCGGCCTTCGAGATGCTGGCCTTCCTCCTGCTGCTTAATCGTCAAACTCGAAAAGTGGGAGTTGTCGCGGCTTGCTTGATGCATGTTGGCTTGCTGTTGGTTTTGGGCCCTTTGGGCTTGAATCACAGTTGGGGCGTGCTGCTTTGGAATGTCTTCTTTTTCGTGCAAGCGATACTTCTGTTTTGGTTTCCCGTCCCAACGGCAACACCTCAACCGGCTTGCTGGAACGTTCGTCTAGCTCAAGCGATTTGCGGGCTGGTCCTTTTGTTCCCAACCTTAGAATTAATTGGTCTCGGAGACCCTTGGCCTTCGTGGGGCTTATACGCCTCGCACGTTGGGCGAACGCATTGCTTTCTGGTGCGTCATGCGGCGACGAAGCTCCCTGAAGACCTACAGAAGTATGTTGCAGCCGATTCTACCAACGATTTGTTCGTCCCGGTTGAACTCGACCAGTGGTCCCTCAGAACAACCGGCGCCCCCATGTATCCTGGCGAACGTTTTGCTTTCGCGGTGGGTAGATCTTTCGTCCTCAAGACGAATACGGCCAAGGTCGCACAGTTTGTCCTCGAATCGCCAGCTGGGCGTTTTCAGGAAGATCGTCAGACGAATAAGTTCTCTGGTGAAACACTGGCTGAGCAAAGTCGCCAACGCTTCTGGCTTAACACCTTGCCGCGCGATTATTACCTGGCGAATTGAACAATTCCCTTAGGGGCGAACGCCTGAGAACAAGGCGACCGATCCGATCTGTTCGATCTCGATGTCGTGAAGCGAATCTGACAAGCTTGCTGCGAGCGCATCTTTGGTGTCGTCCGCATTTCCAAAGATACCTTTTCGATTGTACGAAGCCATAACACGCCGCCCGAGCCAACCACGCGGTTGCGGTTGTCCTAAGATCGTCGCGCCGAAGAGTTGTCCTCCGGGGAGCAAGCTCGTAGCACAGTGCCCGATAACGCGCTTCCGGAAAGCGGCATCCCCAGGCAAGCAGTGCAGAACATACATGAGCGAAAGCGATTGAAAGGGTTCTGTTTGCAGGCTAAAAGGTTCCGCCAGGTTTGCATGGATGACTTCCGCTTGCAGCGGAGCAATCCGCTGCTCCGCCACATGCAAGCAATTCTCATTCGCATCGAGTAGCCCGATCCGGCTTTCGGAGGTCCATTTCGTGCAGCGTTCCAGAAAGAACCCTGTTCCCACTCCCACATCAAGATGATTATCGGTTACGTGTCGCTCGAACCACGCTTGAAGCTTAGCCGTTGGGCAGTTCCACAGCCAGTGATTTGAAAAGCGATGCACAATCACATCGTAAAGAGCCAACGTTTTCCGCGTGTAGATCTGGTGTCCGGCTTGTAGGTCGAGCGTATCGGGCATCAAGTTTGCAATCCCAGGAGAAACGAAATAAGAAACGGCGTCCCATTTTAACGTCCGCTTGGTTTTTATGGGGATCGCCCACTGGTGCTAATGGACATACATCCGGCGACGCTTTACAGCGGTTGTACCGACTTTGCGGAATCGGTTTGCCTTTACCGTAGAAATCGCATTACGGTTTACCCCATGCCCGTGGGATATCGCAGAGATAACGCAACCTATGGTTTTCGCATAGGTCCGTTATCATCAACTCCATTAGCAGGGCATTTGTGGACAGTTCACGGCAACTAACCAACGCTGCATCGT contains the following coding sequences:
- a CDS encoding bifunctional folylpolyglutamate synthase/dihydrofolate synthase; this encodes MDAGQSLTESTRYQEALDYLFQRINYERTTDIPYRSRSFKLDRMQALMDALGNPERKVKVIHVAGTKGKGSTSAFLANVLWKAGYQVGKFTSPHLERLEERFWLSGESCSADDIVWLVNRLVPIIKQMDEASGPEDRLTFFELTTAMGFLLFAERNVDFAVLEVGLGGRLDSTNVCHPLLCVITSISRDHMALLGDTLAQIAGEKAGIIKPGVPVVSGVEAIEARQVIADVARSHQARLWQLGEDFSSRPTDRAWKESSAGALFQQTFHFCWKENEPRAYAIGIKGQHQVANAGLAIACIELLRQMGFDISEDALREGLATTALPARIECVCDRPTIIVDAAHNDASAAALVSVLEEHFPGRRRQLVFASSGDKDHAAVLQHLLGVFDEVWLTKYSFSPRATDPAYLLSLAEKLELEKLPKLHTADDAKVAFHEAIESSGSNDVLVVTGSFFIAAEFKRFWREQQAGQASSISSAAR
- a CDS encoding DUF1559 domain-containing protein, giving the protein MNRREGFTLVELLVVISIIGVLVGLLLPAVQQAREAARRMQCTNSLKQLGLASLTYHDTYDSFPPAWDSQGGWSGFARLLPYIEQANIEAAIDWGTSYTKYQSNGPAGNILKTGTPLPALELDMFKCPSEVNLRGVDASGDGIPDYFPSNYALCHGTFSVYNGSSAGDGAFGANRYTRIAEFQTDGTSNTMGISEVNSFTLFSSGSRTYDNSAGIPSLSDMASVISTNVSSGSSNFGHTQWVSGNVLQTGYTAFFTPNTIFNIDGRLQPADFVNNPEGESDVADNPCMAAVTARSFHPGVVNVTFMDGSVTKVTETVDLYVYRAIATRFGGEVVERNKL
- a CDS encoding ABC transporter permease; amino-acid sequence: MGIEDNIQSLNQWLLPIPGQQLGGLLTFLIALVILIVCGIVFGFAVSVFRNGPFEAFYAVFGTAVKAVPELLSISPRRVWAMTWLAIQEAIRKKVLIIFAIFLLVLLVAGWYINPSAEQPVRLYLTFVLTFPKWLVLLLVIGLSVFSLPDDIKNRTIYTIFTKPVLPSEIFLGRLFGFVAVGTGVLVVMAVLSYVFLLQGLRHTHYINANDLVPGENGTLIGETTESEGHKHTVTIYPEGDGETDLVHEHRHTIVTKEGAGPEEKYVVQGPSDMFQARVRHIGTVQFLDRSGKNPSDRGINVGKEWEYFSYIEGGTFGAAVFTFDDVNESLLNSEGQLPVEFNLSVFRTYKGTITEGIRGNYYFKNPETGARSIAIPFTAKEESDLQYIPRKLSNFKTDPKQPTLDLIEDLTTEDNGRLELWIQCVEPGQYFGVAQNSVYILEDNRSFLMNYIKCYVGIWFQVVLVITFGLVFSTFLKGPVALLGSFLALGYGTIAEDVRGLARNVIFGEKTGWYGGGPTEAMVRLFQQKNIMTELGDYTWVKVIQSIDMAFAFMIYAFVNMLPDYSMFDTMGFVVDGYNIPLAVVAEQLITVIGFLVALVAVGYFFLKSKEIAA
- a CDS encoding ABC transporter ATP-binding protein; the encoded protein is MASVETQPQSTAPSNNEVIIETRNLTKIYRDFWGRQKVRALKALDLEVRRGEIFGLLGPNGSGKSTTMKLLLGLLFPTSGQALVFGQDPSSIATKERIGYLPEESYLYRFLDARETLNFYGQLFNMPADVRHRRVNELIEMVGLKWAERRQLKEYSKGMTRRIGLAQALINDPELIFLDEPTTGLDPIGIREMKDLILKLRDEGKTVLVTSHQLADLQDVADRIAILHQGELKELGRVDALLKVSDETQIRAKGVSEQAKAEIMAILQREHAENISVENPTTTLEELFLNIVRESEARPGRRAGSEQS
- a CDS encoding class I SAM-dependent methyltransferase → MPDTLDLQAGHQIYTRKTLALYDVIVHRFSNHWLWNCPTAKLQAWFERHVTDNHLDVGVGTGFFLERCTKWTSESRIGLLDANENCLHVAEQRIAPLQAEVIHANLAEPFSLQTEPFQSLSLMYVLHCLPGDAAFRKRVIGHCATSLLPGGQLFGATILGQPQPRGWLGRRVMASYNRKGIFGNADDTKDALAASLSDSLHDIEIEQIGSVALFSGVRP